GACCTCACCTGACTGGCAGACTCCTGCCATAAAAAATCCCCGGCCCTTCTGCCTGGCCACAATGGCCACAGCCGGTGCGGGGAGCGCTCAACTACAATAAAAAAAGCGCCGGATCAAGGACCCGGCGCTCTTTTCTTTCATCTGATCGTGACTTATTCGTCGGCGACCGATTCGACCTGGTTGAAGTCGAACTCCACCGCAGTCGGACGACCGAAGATCTCGACGAAAACGCGCAACTTCTCCTTCTCCTCCATCACCTCTTCGATGTTGCCGGTGAAGTCCTTGAAGTTGCCCTCGATCACGCGGATCTTATCGCCCTTCTGGAAGTTGTAGCTCGGGCCGGCCGACATCTTACCTTCTTCGATCCGCTCGGTGATCTTACGGAACTCCGCTTCCGGCACCGGCGTGGGCTTGCGCTGATTGCCGCCCACAAAGCCCACGATTTTCGGCGTGTTCTTGACCACGTGCCAGGCCCGATCGCTGAGCACCATCTTCACAAAGATGTAGCCCGCGTAAAACTTACGGGTGCGCTCACGGCGCTTGCCGTTTTTGACCTCCACGACCGTCTCGGTCGGAATGAAGATCTCACCGATATCGTCCTCGACTCCTTCCGAGCGAATACGCTCTTCGAGGGCGAGTTTCGCCTTATTCTCGTATCCGGAGTAGGTCTGGACGATGTACCACTCTTTGGTGTCCGAAGATGCCATGCGTGTTCGTCCTTAAATGCCAATCGTGAGGATGTAGTCGGTAACGCGCTTCCAGATCTGGTCCGATCCCCAGAGGAAGAAGCTCAGAATGATGCTGAAGATAATCACCACCACCGTCGAACGCTGGGTGTCTTTCCAGCTCGGCCAGGTGACTTTCTTGAGCTCAATGATCACTTCGGTGAGGAAGGGATCGACCTTCGGGTGACGCTTCATCCACATGATCAGACCGACGACCGACGCGATTGCCAGCGTTGTGGTCAGCGTCAGAATCGGCGGGATCACCGTAAACTCGGACAGTGCGTCAAATGACGCCCAGATCCATTTGAAGGTCTTGTCGAAAATGACGAACGCCACCACCGCAGTGGAGATATACGTCAGCGTGACCAGGCGCGAAACGTCCATAATTGCTCTCGTTTGGCGCGCTCTCTTAGCCAGCTCATCATGACATGAGCTGCCGGCGCCGGGAACAAAGACGGGGCTCTCGTAATGAGGCCCCGCGCGTAACATCCCGATTCTTTCGGGAAGCAGGCCAGGAGGGACTCGAACCCCCGACCGTCGGATTTGGAATCCGATGCTCTACCAACTGAGCTACTGGCCTAAACCGAGCGACAGGATAGAACAGGGCGCTTAAGGCGCCCTGTTCCCACACCGTTTAACAGGCAACGACAGCCCGTCGCGGGTTTATTTCGCGCCTCCCGCATGGATTGCGAGAGGCGCTTTCTCATCTTATTCGATGATTTTGGTGACGACGCCGGCGCCGACGGTACGGCTACCTTCGCGAACCGCGAAGCGAAGGCCTTCTTCCATGGCGATCGGGGTGATCAGGTTGGCGGTAACCGTGATGCGGTCGCCAGGCATGACCATCTCAACGCCTTCTTCCAGAATGATCTCACCGGTAACGTCGGTGGTGCGGAAGTAGAACTGCGGGCGGTAACCGGCGAAGAAGGGAGTGTGACGTCCGCCTTCTTCCTTGGTCAGCACGTAGATCTCGGCGGCGAACTTGGTGTGCGGGGTCACGCTGCCCGGCTTGGCCAGAACCTGGCCGCGCTTGACATCTTCCTTCTTGATACCGCGAAGGAGGCAACCGACGTTGTCGCCAGCCTGACCGGCATCGAGGAACTTGCGGAACATTTCAACGGCGGTAACAACCGTCTTCTCCGCTTTTTCCTGAAGGCCGACGATTTCGGCTTCGTCGCCAGGCTTAATCACACCACGCTCGATGCGACCGGTAACGACCGTACCGCGACCCGAGATCGAGAACACGTCTTCGATCGGCATCAGGAAGGTCTTGTCGGTGGCGCGCTCAGGCAGCGGGATGTAGCGGTCAACTTCGGCCATCAGCTTGAGGATGGCGTCGGCACCGTAGGGGCCAGCTTCGCCTTCCAGCGCCTGAAGCGCCGAACCGATCACGATGGGAATGTCGTCGCCGGGGAAGTCGTACTTGCTCAGAAGCTCGCGAACTTCCATTTCGACCAGCTCAAGCAGGTCCTCATCGTCGACCATGTCGGCCTTGTTGAGGAAAACCACCATCGCGGGGACACCGACCTGACCGGCCAGAAGGATGTGCTCACGGGTCTGCGGCATCGGGCCGTCAGCGGCCGAAACCACCAGAATGGCGCCGTCCATCTGCGCCGCACCGGTGATCATGTTCTTGACGTAGTCAGCGTGACCCGGGCAGTCCACGTGAGCGTAGTGACGGTTTTCCGTCTCGTACTCAACGTGAGAGGTCGAGATCGTGATGCCGCGCTCGCGCTCTTCCGGAGCTTTGTCGATTTCGTCGAACGCTTTCACATCGCCGCCAGACGCTTCAGCGAGCACTCGAGTGATCGCCGCGGTCAAGGTGGTTTTCCCGTGATCGACGTGACCAATGGTCCCGACGTTCACGTGGGGTTTCGTGCGCTCGAATTTCTCCTTGGCCATGATTCTCAACTCCTCTGGCGGTGTGTCGCCAAATGTACGTTTGGACAAATGCTTGGGTTGGACGGGCAGCGCCTGGTCACTGTTGGACCGCACGACGTTGCCACCTGACAACATCGCTGAGCCCCTGTCTCCAGGGGCTCTTGCGTCCAGTGGCTTTGCCGCAAGCCCTCGATCGGATTCGAACCGATGACCCCTTCCTTACCATGGAAGTGCTCTACCTGCTGAGCTACGAGGGCGTGAACGCTCGTCAACGGCGCTGCATCGTTGACTCGCTATGTGTTGAGAGCGGGAGACGGGACTCGAACCCGCAACCCTCAGCTTGGAAGGCTGATGCTCTACCAATTGAGCTACTCCCGCGCTGACTGACCCGGTTTATCGCTTCGGTCAGAACGTCTCTCATGGTGGGGGCAGGATTCGAACCTGCGAAGGCTGAGCCGCCAGATTTACAGTCTGGTCCCTTTGACCGCTCGGGAACCCCACCGGGCGCGATACCTACTATGTGACTTCGAGGATTGAGTCAACCTCATTTCTCGAAAAAAGCTGGCGACGGGACTCGAACCTGCAACCTACTGCTTACAAGGCAGTTGCTCTACCAATTGAGCTACGCCAGCAAACGCTGTCGGTTACGTCTTACATCGATGACCGCGTCGTGCTTTGTGCGGCCCCGTCAGCAGGGGCAGATAGATATAGCCCCTTCGAAAGGGTGTCAAGCGAAAAGCGACCGCTTTTTTCGATCGGCGTAAATTCTTTCATTTTGACGCTATTCCTAGCGATCTCGCGCGATCGTAGAGCCCAATCGCCGCCGCTACCGACACATTTAAACTCTCCACACCCTCGCGAAGCGGG
The sequence above is drawn from the Lujinxingia sediminis genome and encodes:
- the nusG gene encoding transcription termination/antitermination protein NusG — protein: MASSDTKEWYIVQTYSGYENKAKLALEERIRSEGVEDDIGEIFIPTETVVEVKNGKRRERTRKFYAGYIFVKMVLSDRAWHVVKNTPKIVGFVGGNQRKPTPVPEAEFRKITERIEEGKMSAGPSYNFQKGDKIRVIEGNFKDFTGNIEEVMEEKEKLRVFVEIFGRPTAVEFDFNQVESVADE
- the secE gene encoding preprotein translocase subunit SecE, translated to MDVSRLVTLTYISTAVVAFVIFDKTFKWIWASFDALSEFTVIPPILTLTTTLAIASVVGLIMWMKRHPKVDPFLTEVIIELKKVTWPSWKDTQRSTVVVIIFSIILSFFLWGSDQIWKRVTDYILTIGI
- the tuf gene encoding elongation factor Tu encodes the protein MAKEKFERTKPHVNVGTIGHVDHGKTTLTAAITRVLAEASGGDVKAFDEIDKAPEERERGITISTSHVEYETENRHYAHVDCPGHADYVKNMITGAAQMDGAILVVSAADGPMPQTREHILLAGQVGVPAMVVFLNKADMVDDEDLLELVEMEVRELLSKYDFPGDDIPIVIGSALQALEGEAGPYGADAILKLMAEVDRYIPLPERATDKTFLMPIEDVFSISGRGTVVTGRIERGVIKPGDEAEIVGLQEKAEKTVVTAVEMFRKFLDAGQAGDNVGCLLRGIKKEDVKRGQVLAKPGSVTPHTKFAAEIYVLTKEEGGRHTPFFAGYRPQFYFRTTDVTGEIILEEGVEMVMPGDRITVTANLITPIAMEEGLRFAVREGSRTVGAGVVTKIIE